The segment CCTCCAGACCAAGGGGGCCAAGAAGGGACCCCTGCCACTGAGGTGGCCCCCACTTCATCCGGGGATGATGTAGACCTGCTCTCTGTAGCAGAAATGGTGGCCCTGGTTGAACAGAGAGCTGCCCTGGCCCTGCAGAGTTACCCACGCCCGAGTACCCCAGCTCCTGTGGTCTTTGTGTCAGCTGAGCAGGGGGGACCAGCCAAGGGGCTAGGGTCAGAAAGGCGGTCTGGTGGTGGTGACTGCAGCCGAGTTGCTGAGGCAGTGGCCCACTTTGAGGCCCAGCGGGACAGCCCTCCTACCAAGGGTCTCCGCAAGGAGGAGCGGCCAGGCCCTGGGCCAGGAGAGGTGCGAATAGCCTTCCGTATCTCCAATGTCCGGGAGCCCCAGTCACCAGATGGCAGCTTAGCCAATGGGGGTGGAGGTCGGCCTGCTTGTCCCTACCCTGGTAGTCCTGGGCCTGGGACTCGAGCCAAAGACAAAATCACCTGCGACTTGTACCAGCTGATCAGCCCCTCTAGGGATGCCCTTCCCAGCAACGTGGAGTTCCTACTGGCCAGGGCCGATGAAGCAAGTGAGGGTGAGACACCAGCCCCGGCCAGGCCTGAGGACACTCCACCAGCACCCCCTCCGCCCCCTGCCCGGGACTGTGGTGCATCAGGATTCCACGTGGACGTGGTGGTGACAGGAGTAGTGGATGCCTGCATCTTCTTTGGCAAAGATGGCACCAAGAATGTGaaggaagagactgtgtgcctgaCCGTGAGCCCCGAGGAGCCACCCCCTCCTGGACAGCTCTTCTTCCTCCAGTCCCGGGGGCCGGAAGGGCCTCCTGAGCCACCCCCAGCTGATACAGCAAGCAAGGTGCCAGGCCCCGAGGATTCTGAGGGCACAACAGACACCTCCCTGTGCCGCCTGTACCGGCACGTGTCGCATGACTTCCTGGAGATTCGCTTCAAAATCCAGCGTCTCCTGGAGCCGAGGCAGTACATGCTGCTGCTGCCGGAGCATGTGCTCGTCAAGATATTCAGCTTCCTGCCCACACGGGCCCTGGCTGCCCTCAAGTGCACCTGCCACCACTTCAAGGGTATCATTGAGGCCTTTGGTGTACGAGCCACGGACTCTCGCTGGAGCCGGGACCCCCTCTACCGAGATGACCCTTGTAAGCAGTGCCGCAAGAGATATGAGAAGGGTGATGTGTCACTCTGCCGCTGGCACCCCAAACCCTACCACCACGACCTGCCTTATGGACGTTCCTACTGGATGTGCTGCCGCAGAGCCGACCGCGAGACCCCAGGCTGTCGCCTGGGCTTGCATGACAACAACTGGGTACTGCCGTGTAACGGAGTAGGTGGAGGCCGTGCTGGCCGGGAAGAGGGGAGGTGAAGCCTGGGGCTGAGGGGACACCTGTGATACCTAGCCCCTCCCCACTTTgctgggagctggggaccaggaCTGAGTCACCAGCCGACACCTACCAGTCCATGCAGCATTGATCTCCCACCAGAACTGGGACCAGGTTTGGGGGTCAACGGGGTAAATACCTTGCTTGACCTCCGTTGGTTTCCTATTCTTCAGAGCCAGGACCATGGACCCTCAGAGAGGGTtgtggttttttgctttttttttttaaatcagcatcTCAGTTTCACCTCCATCCGTCCCCAACTGCATCCCCGAGTCTCCACCCCAGAGACCCACCAGCAGGGAGCAGATGGCAGCTACTTTGGTACCACCTGAGGCTTTCCTCAAGCTGGCCCTCTCCGTTCTGTGCCTCCCCCAGCTGTCTTTGGAGCTGTGTTTACCCAAGGCGCTGCATGCTCTGAGGGTGGCTCATCCAGGCCCTTAACTCCCAACTCTAGTCGGCACTTTTTTGAGGCAGCCCACCATTTCTAGATGTTTTcctcattaaataaaaaaaaagaaaatgttttcttctgaaCCTCAAACTACCAGAGTCTCCCTTTCCCTTAGAGGGAAAGGAGGGGTGCAATCCCCTCAAGTGTAAGAGAACCCCCTTTAAGCTCTTGTCACTGACTCTCTCCTCAGTAAAGCTGTGAAGCCCTTGCCTCACTCCTGGATGGCGAGCAGGCCAGAGGGCAAGGCCAGGTCTGAATTCCCCTGATTCTTCTTCCACTTGGGGTTCTCTCTGAGGCATTAGGGTCTCTGCACCCACCACACCCCCAGCCACAAGTTTCTTTAGAATCTTTTGGTTACCTGGGGCCTTGATTTTGAGACAGTTTGGTCCAAATACTTTTGTTTagggttttttcttgttttggggtttcattttgttttttccttcattGTGGTTCCGGAAGCTTCTAGTGTGTGGCATCTGACCAATTTTTAATTGGTTCTTTCTATAaaatcaatatttataaaagctgtGCCCAGACTGGTCTGTGTGATGTTCAGAGGGGTTTGGTAACAGGAGATGCCTCGGTCTGCATGGGATGGCAAGGAGAAGGCATCCATCCCTAGCAAGGTCCCGAAGCCTGAGAAAGACTTAGTGTTTCTTAAATGTCTCAAAATAGCAGGAGCATGAACAggatcatttttatttctctcgGGATCCATCCCTAGGGCTCTCACCACTGTGTGACTGCAGGAACTCCTGCTGGCCCTATCTATGGTACAGAAAGGGAAGCCCCTCGCTCACGGCAGAGGTGCTCCACACACTGTACAGCTCTCATCCATCAAAACTCAGATGTGCGCTGCCACACTCAGCTTATGTGGGGGTGAGGTTTGGATTTCAGGACTTCATGCTTGCTGCAGCCACTCTGAACCCTCTCTACAGCCTTTCACTTCCATATGCATGAGACTGCTAGGGATTGGTTAAAACAAACTCCTTGCCAGCctgtggtggcacatggctttaacccaacacttgggaggcggaggcaggcagatctctgagttcatatcATTTGGTGCATGTATGTGCTATGTATGAATAGTACAAGTGCACGTGTGGGACCGCACACGCATGCGGGTCTCTTTCCACAATAGATTCCAGGAATCAAAGCATTCCTGAAACCTTTTCACAGACCCCAAAATTCACTTGTTTCCTATCACCTTATACACATAATCAGATGGtgaatttgtgtatttgtgtgtgtgtgtgtgtgtctcgctCAGGATGAAAAGCTCTACCTcggagccacgcccccagcccctcactggggattctaggcaggggctctgctactgagccacgcccccagcccctcactggggattctaggcaggggctctaccactgagccacgcccccagcccctcactggggattctaggcaggggctctgctactgagccacgcccccagcccctcactggggattctagacACTGAGCTACATTTTCAGCCCACTTTGAGATAGAGCCCCACTAAATTGCTAGGCAGGTTTGGAATTCGTTGTATCCCCAGCAGGCCTCGAGCTTATAAGCTAGGATGAACAGTCCTGTGTTGTCATACCTGGATCTTCTGTCCTGAGTTATGACCCAGGATCCCATGAAATCTGAAGTTGACTAGGAAAACCAATGGACACCCTCATCATTAGCACTCCATCTTAATAAGATGGAGGATGGTTTCACACACACTAGCAAGTCCTAGATGACTTAGCTGCCTCATCCTGGTTCCTACCCCCTGTGGTTTTCCTAGGGTATGTTTTCTAAGCAACTATGCATTCACCAAACTGGCGAAATAAGATGGTCTGAaatcaactgatttttttttttttttttttttttttttttttttggagagaggattcattgtgtagccctggctgtcctggagatcTGTAGATCAGGGTGGACTCAGACTCAGAAATCTACATGCTTCTAtcccctgggtgctgggattaaaggtgcattcCACAACCCACTATGATGATCTTGTCCTTGCTCCTCCTGTTGGTACTGCAGTAGGTTTGGGGTGGATCTTGGGAGCCTTTTTtggggtggtgggagggggtggTTTGTTGGGATATTTTtggattttggggtttttttttttttttggtttggttttggctttttgagacagggtttctgtgtggccctggctgtcctgaaacttggtctgtagaccaggccagcctggaactctgagatccacctgcctctgcctcctgagtgctgggattaaaagcatgcaccaccgcCACCCAGCTAGTGagcctgttttgtttgttcattttttttttaaatgggtttgAGAAACAACCTCTGGCTGGCTATGGCAAGGTATAAACCTGTTATCCCAGCATTCTGGACTGAGGAGGAGGATTCTGAGTTTGTGGCTAACCTAGACAGCATAAGTCAGGGCTATATGCACCtcatctggagagatggctcagtggtcaagagcactagctgctcttccagagatccaggttcaattcctagcacctatacAGCAGTACACACctagctgtaactccagttcaagaggatccaacactctcacacagatatacacacaggcaaagcacaattgcacatgaaataaaaataaaagaaagaagcaggGCTGAATATGGTGGCTCTTCCTTTCGATCCCAGTGGAGGTGGAGTCACATCTCTCGTGTTCAAGGtctacacagaaagttccaggccagccaggcagtggtgataatgccctttatcccagcactctggaggcggAGGAATGTGAATCTTtaaaatttgaggccagcctggactacagatgaagtttcaggacaggcagcactacacagagaaaccccgtatcaaaaacaaacaagagtagaaagaaaaagaaactctttTCACCAGAGTTGTACACACAACAAAAGGTGGATCTCAGTCTATCCAGTCCATTCCCACTCTCAAACCTGCCAAAGCCAGTATTTCCCAAAGTATGCTCTGAGGCAGCTTCAACTTGAAATGCCTTCCTGCAAAGAGGCCCCACTGTGAAGTACTTTGAGAACTATTTCATTCTTTACTCTGAAGATCTCACCTTTTGCAGTGAGGAAGCTCATTTAATGTCACTTCTCATGGGAGCTGTGGCCTTCAGTCCTCCTTCGCCCTCGAGGTTGGCACCCGAGTCAGGCAGACTGTAGGACACAGAGCTAGGCTTCGTCTCTGTCCCAAGTCATGAGCCCATCCCCACGCAGAGGCCGCAGAGTCTGAACTGGGTCCGTGCAGTAGCAAATGAACTGACATAAAACGTTAGCCACAGAGGATTCATTTGGTTGGTGGTACTGGTCCAAGTGCCAGCCCATGACACATCATTGGTCCCTGGAAACTTCCAGTTATTTACTTCAGGACAGGCCAAAGGATTcattcctgatttcctttggcTCTCTTATGCCCTCAGTGTTCCTTGCATATCCTTGAAACACCGTGGCTTTGACATGGTTATAGCATACATCTGAGGTGAGCCTGGCCGCCCCGCACTGGCTCCAAGTGCACGTGACCAGTTCACAGCTAGCTGTAAGATCCCTTCAGGGTATCAGTCTGCAGGCTAGAGACCCAGGTACTCAGCCAGGAACACGGCGAGGATGCGGCTCAGGTTGTGCACCGTGGGCGGGTGGAGGTTAGCCTCAGTGTCAGCAGGTGTGTGCCACACGGCAGGGAAGGGCATCGCAATGAGGTGGAGCACCGGGACCCCtgaagagacaggagagtcaTCCACCAGTTGCAACTCACACACAGGCAAGACACACTGCTAGTGCTTTCTGACCTCTCAACACAAGACCTTGGGCATGCTAAGCAAACACCCTACCTCTGAGTTACATCCCCAAGCCCTGAAGAAAGATTTTAAATATGAGGAGGTACATGTTGTTTAAGAAAACTTAGTGAGGCAGCCGGCTACCACCGAGCCTGTTGATCTGAGTTCACTCTggcacatggtggaaggaagaagACAACTGGTTCTCAGGAGCTGACCTCTGACATCTGACGTCCACTGGCTCgcccatgcacatgcatgctcacaatAAATTAAAGTagtttaaaactttttaattGCTGGGTGGTGGTGCTGGATgccttcctttaatcccagtagtcGGGAGACAGAACAGGTGGGTCGTCCTGAGTTTaaagaggcagcctggtctacacaaattagttccagaacagcctatactacataatgaaacccagtcttgaaaaaaaaaaaacaaaagcaaaacaataaaaactatcGTTTACACAAATCCAAGAACCTCAAAACTGAAGGACTTGTAGAGGCGGAGAAAGGCCCTTGCTCCTCACTAGGTATGTAAAGGCTATGGAGCTGTGAATGACCACCATCTCACCTACCTGGCTCCTCCCCTATGCGGGGATTACAGATCTACACCTCCCAGGCTACTTACTGCAGGAGACACAGCCCAGACTTCATGCATTAGAAGTAAGAACTTTCCCAGAGGAGCCACACCCGCAGCCCTAGGTTCATCTAAGGTAGGCATTTACTGTCGTTACCCTTATTAATTAATCATGTTTCGATATTTGTTTGCAAGCAGAGCCTCACTGTAGTAAGTTGTCTGGGCTGGTCTCATTTTCCTTTCAGGTTTTGGGGTGGCTTTTTGTTGGTCAGGGGGATGAGGTTTAGCAGATGTGGGGAAGGAGGTGGGATGGTGTTGGCTGGGCAATGCTAAGATAAtttaggcagaggctctaccactgagccacgcccccagcccctcactgggggattctagacaagtgctctaccactgagccacgcccccagcctctcactgggggattctagacaagtgctctaccactgagccacacctccagcccctcactgggggattctaagcaggggctctaccactgaactatactcTCAAAATTTATGGACTCAAATAATTCTCCTGCTAAGACTATAGTCCTGCCTACCACTGCTGTCTTTTACTCCCATTTTATagctatggaaacagaagcagaaaaacaAGCATACTGATTTGCCTGAGTTCTAGCCCCAGTAAACAATAGAGTCAAGGTTTAAACCAAAGCAGACTAGAGCACGTGTTCTGTGTGTATTCCGTTGGGATCCTGCCCTTTGAATGCTTGCCTGTGTGTCCACAGAGGCAGTTGTACTGCCGACCATTTGAGTGGCTCTGACGCCTCATTCCTCGCCCAGCTGTAGAGGCACTCACTGAAGAAGCCAGTGAGGAAAAGGAATAGCGCTTGCCTGGCGTGCACGAAGCAGCACCGTTTGCTTTCCGTATACAGGGCTCAGCTTGCGAGTCAAATCTTGACCCATTATTTGCATATTTGATGCCCTCCATactccccattttacagatgaagagatCAGGACTGAACCACTTGCCAGCAGTCCCTAGCCCTGGGAAGGAGGCTTCCTTGTACCCCTGGCCCCAGTGAGTACCTCTGCGAAGGAAGGGGATGTGGTCATCTTCCACAGGGCCAGGGGGCTCCCCGGGTTGGAAGTACATCACTTCCTGGGGGTGAGACTGCAGTAGGTTCAGACGGTGAAGGCGCTTCTCTGGCGAGGAGTGGGGTTAGAGAGCAAGGTTAGTCAGCATCAGATATGCCACCTCAATACCAGTGCACGTACATGTATGTGCTCTGTGTTCatacagtgcctgtggaggccagaggagaggatgtcaggtcccctagaactggagttacacatgggtactgggactCGAACCCAGATCCTCGAAAgggcagccagtactcttaactactgagacagctctccagtaccatgtatttcttctcACTGCAAGTTGCCTATTCCTAGTCCTTTTTGCTCCTTGGCCGTGTAGGAGCCGGGGAGGGGGCGGGTGGGAGGtgactttgtggagtcagttttctcctgctGACTTTACAAGGGTTCTGGGGAATTGATGGGCTGCCAGGTCTCTGAGGCAAGCACCTTTCCCCACAGAGCCATGGCACTGATGCCGATGTCCCTGTTCCatcctgtttatttatttagacattttttttttttcagagctggggaccgaacccagggccttgcggttgctaggcaagcactctaccactgagctaaatccccaaccctatttagACATTTTAAACACAGGATCTCAGGTATCTGCAGGCTAACCTCATACTCTATCTGTGGCTGAGGATGACCATGAACCCTCCTTAATCCTCCTGCCCTactcctacctcccaagtgctgggtgttGCAGGCACGCaccaccaatattagccattatttattttgagataaggtcagacttgcctagaattcacagtcctcttgcctcagcctcccaagttcaGGGATATAGGTGAATACCACCAGGCAGCTTATCCTAGCCTGAACTCACAatatagcccaggatagccttgagCTTGCAATCCctgtgcctcagcttcctgagggttttgatacaggcatgcaCCATAATGGGCAGTTCATAGCGATGCCTCGAGTAGCATTGTCAccatgtttctgtttccatagaaGAAAGAGAGGTGTGAGAGACAAGTGTCTTGCCCAGGCCAACCCTGGGTTTGAAACAAGGCCGGTATCACGAAAGAATTCTactgctgggggttggggatttagctcagtggtagagcacttgcctagcaaccgcaagggttcggtccccagcaccgaaaaaaaaaagaaaaaaaaaaaaaaaaaaaagaattctactgCTGCCCagctgtggtgacacacacctttaatcccagcacttggaaggcagaggctggggatTTCTGAGTTAGGCCAGCAGGGTCTATACAACaagtccaggtcagccagggctacacagaaaaaaaatctgtctccagaaaaaaagtcaaaactaaacaaaaggaTTCTAGTATCAGAATCACTGCATTGGACCTTCATAGGGTGAGTTTGTGTCTGCCCTAGTTTCTTAGCCCAGGGATGGAGAGGGAAGGCTAGAGGAGTACACAGGGGTCAGGTGTCTGTCCTACCCCGGCCTTGGCCTATCCTCCTTACCGATGCTCCGCAGTCGTTGGAACCAGCGGGCTGTGCGGGGGAAGTGACTGAAGAAGATTGGACTGGGCGCTCCCAGAAGGTCAAGAAGGACAAAGAGCTCCTGGGGGAAGGAGTCCAGGGCTGGAGGCTGCTGAGTCCAGTGCTACTgacccatccctccttccccctcactCCCTGCCTCCTGCTCCAGAGCCCAGAGGAATGGATCTTACAATAGCCTGGATCCTGGTGGGGCCAGGGCTGTGCGGTATAGACTCCATGATCTGAGCTAGGT is part of the Rattus norvegicus strain BN/NHsdMcwi chromosome 1, GRCr8, whole genome shotgun sequence genome and harbors:
- the Fbxo46 gene encoding F-box only protein 46 isoform X1 gives rise to the protein MDRGSLLPFQLWCPRPFSKYSQNQPRPPSATLKPPVCPDTSSGTEPDHRPAHLESTPPALAAEAPTSQHAPLLSTAASGDEGRVLLDTWYVIKPGNTKEKVAFFVAHQCGGGSRASSMKVKGHWGSDSSKAKRRRRCLEPTKAPPDQGGQEGTPATEVAPTSSGDDVDLLSVAEMVALVEQRAALALQSYPRPSTPAPVVFVSAEQGGPAKGLGSERRSGGGDCSRVAEAVAHFEAQRDSPPTKGLRKEERPGPGPGEVRIAFRISNVREPQSPDGSLANGGGGRPACPYPGSPGPGTRAKDKITCDLYQLISPSRDALPSNVEFLLARADEASEGETPAPARPEDTPPAPPPPPARDCGASGFHVDVVVTGVVDACIFFGKDGTKNVKEETVCLTVSPEEPPPPGQLFFLQSRGPEGPPEPPPADTASKVPGPEDSEGTTDTSLCRLYRHVSHDFLEIRFKIQRLLEPRQYMLLLPEHVLVKIFSFLPTRALAALKCTCHHFKGIIEAFGVRATDSRWSRDPLYRDDPCKQCRKRYEKGDVSLCRWHPKPYHHDLPYGRSYWMCCRRADRETPGCRLGLHDNNWVLPCNGVGGGRAGREEGR